In one window of Trueperaceae bacterium DNA:
- the ald gene encoding alanine dehydrogenase, whose protein sequence is MDIGIPKETKRHEDRVAATPAAVTTLVGAGHRVRIETGAGLGSGYDDDAYRAAGADVVPTAEDAWAPHLVLKVKEPTPAEYPHLRSDLTLFTYLHLAADVHLTRALLEAGTTAIAYETVQGPRGDLPLLTPMSEVAGRMAPQVGAYHLERFLGGRGVLLGGVPGVPAGNVVILGGGVVGTNAAKVAVGLGARVTLLDVDPRRLRYLDDVFGGHVDTVMSNDGTIAEAITEADLLIGAVLIPGARAPRLVPRDALRTMKPGAVIVDVAVDQGGCIETSRPTTHDRPTYVEEDVLHYGVANMPGAVPNTSTRALSYQTLPYVLRLAGEGIDALRGDEGFLAGLNTHAGRLTHLGVGEALDLPAIAPGRALEAGPG, encoded by the coding sequence GTGGACATCGGAATCCCCAAGGAAACGAAGCGGCACGAGGACCGCGTGGCGGCGACGCCCGCGGCCGTCACCACCCTCGTCGGCGCGGGGCACCGCGTCCGCATCGAGACCGGGGCGGGTCTCGGCAGCGGCTACGACGACGACGCCTACCGCGCCGCAGGTGCCGACGTCGTCCCGACCGCGGAGGACGCCTGGGCGCCCCACCTGGTGCTGAAGGTCAAGGAACCCACCCCCGCGGAGTACCCGCACCTCCGAAGCGACCTGACGCTGTTCACCTACCTCCACCTCGCCGCGGACGTGCACCTCACCCGAGCGTTGCTGGAGGCCGGCACGACCGCGATCGCCTACGAAACCGTGCAGGGACCGCGCGGCGACCTTCCGCTCCTGACGCCCATGAGCGAAGTCGCGGGCCGCATGGCGCCGCAGGTCGGGGCGTACCACCTCGAGCGGTTCCTCGGGGGGCGCGGCGTGCTGCTCGGCGGGGTGCCGGGCGTCCCCGCCGGGAACGTCGTGATCCTCGGGGGCGGGGTGGTCGGGACGAACGCCGCGAAGGTCGCCGTCGGTCTGGGCGCGCGCGTCACGCTGCTCGACGTCGACCCACGCCGCCTGCGGTACCTCGACGACGTCTTCGGGGGCCACGTGGACACGGTCATGAGCAACGACGGCACGATCGCGGAGGCGATCACGGAGGCGGACCTGCTGATCGGGGCGGTGTTGATCCCCGGCGCGCGCGCCCCGCGGCTCGTGCCCCGCGACGCGCTTCGGACGATGAAACCGGGCGCGGTGATCGTGGACGTCGCGGTGGACCAGGGCGGCTGCATCGAGACGAGCCGCCCGACGACGCACGACCGCCCGACGTACGTCGAGGAGGACGTCCTGCACTACGGGGTGGCGAACATGCCGGGGGCCGTCCCGAACACCTCGACGCGGGCCCTGTCGTACCAGACGCTTCCCTACGTCCTCCGCCTCGCGGGAGAGGGGATCGACGCCCTCCGCGGCGACGAGGGGTTCCTGGCGGGCCTGAACACCCACGCGGGTCGCCTGACGCATCTCGGGGTGGGGGAGGCGTTGGACCTGCCCGCGATCGCGCCTGGGCGGGCGCTGGAGGCGGGCCCCGGCTGA